The Anastrepha ludens isolate Willacy chromosome 2, idAnaLude1.1, whole genome shotgun sequence DNA window tatatttatatacacatatatataaattcctTTAGTGTGTGGATAAAAGTACCCTTCAAAATCCATGGAATTCCAGTAATCCAGCTATTGTTACTGAAAATAggattttcaccaaaaaatattagaaaaaaggcTGCAACTCCAACAGGTCGTTCTAGATACTTAAGGACATTACTATTTAGGTAATTTCTGGGTCCATATAAAGATTTCCAGATATTcgctttatatggaagaaaattctcaacatcgtttgcaaaataaattgtcaaaattcaatgcgatttttgagcgacttcaaacttacacttttttatactacgagtaaaattgaatgggctgtaaaattgcatacctagagttttctaaagattctgataaagaagttgaaaagatttataaaaattgtttttcaaatttgctaGAGCTTGgtgaattaaattaattctaaaaaaaatgtagcatgaaaaaatgcaaatattgtaaatagaTAAAGTggcttaattaaattaagcataagtgcacatatgtacatacatgtataggGAAATCCGTACTTAGTGGTGCGTTTTTTTAATCATTAGCAAGTATGGAACTTTTCATAGAATtgtagaagaaaaaaacaattttctgctATTGTAGGTATAAGTTTTTTGATAAATCCAAAATTGTACTAAATTCAACAGATCCCTTTTTCGAGTTAGTGCACTGTGATTTCTATTGTTAAAAGTCGCTGAAAGATGGAAAGGAAAATAACAAACGGACTGAAATTCGTTGTTTAAGCTGTCAGTAGCAATCGAATTTTTTCGGCAAATAGTGGAGTGACCATGTCCAGTAATAATTTGCGATTGTAATTGTACACATTTGATTAAACAGGGTGCTCCCTTATGCGTTTGGAAATAgaattatcgattttttttactttaacacCTGTGATAGGTCAGAAATGTTTTTATGGCTAGGTATTTTCGAAATGgggtttttttgctttcttagaGACCGAAGAACGCTTAGTTGAAGATGAAATTCATTTTCACATCGCCGGCTATGCTAACAAATAGAATTATAGCATTAGGAGTCGGAAAATATTCGCAACGAGCGATTGTTTGAGGCTGAATTTTGGTTGAGCGGCATAATtggatattttgttttctttttaattgcaATCAATGGCGCATGTTACCGCGCATTGTAAACAAATTCTTAATTTCTTCAAACTAAAGAAGACGGCGCAACAACATGGTcaaaggtgtggccaatatcagaccgttaaccgcctcagcgaatttgaaagaatcagctcattggctgacgtaaccgaGTTCCTGACAACGGTATGTTTACGGAAAAACTGAGAGTGTTAAGGATATACGAACTGCCTGCGCTCATGTTACTTCGTGCGTGAATGCGTGTGAAATGGTTATGGTGAAACAAATTCAGAAGGTGTTACCAATATCAGGATGTTAACCGGCTTTCAGCGAGGTTgagagaatcagctgattggctgacgtaacccGAGGAGTTACGCGAGGAATTGAATACTGATGGTGGCGTCTtcccaaacagttactttatttttcgctatTTTGACAAGCCGTCAGGCtcttttccaatacaaaacaaaccaaaCGAAAAGAACTCGcacgtttgtgaaaattcagcgaaTGGCTTGGTAGTATTGTGATTTGTGGAACTTAACTAAaccaactaatgaaaacgaagtaccGCGAGTTAGATtgtgaaaatgtttgttttgacgccgaattcggaaggcgcaatctggTATTCTATCCTTCTTGGTGCATACGTGTggaatgagcgggcagaattctgctacCGAGTCCCCGGTGACGTTGCAGCCAAAgcgagaacaatttttttttaccatagtTGAAGGCCAAGCCTGGTAATCTAGTCAACTATGCTCTGTATTCGCCTAATTGGTATCATTTGCTGTTTAGCTTGTGAGGAAAATCCATTAtacacgtatatgtatgtattgtatatatagtatgtgggtatgtacatatgtatgtatatttttacataaatcatTGCATGACCCCTACGAGCAATTAATGCaattaattttcacttttatagATTTGGGATAATGATCTCAATCTGATTAAGAGTGTGGACGCACATGAGGCCTACATGTATGCCATGGCAATAAATACACGCAACGGTAAACTTTACTCCAGTAGCTGTGATGGATGTGTGAAATTTATGGCACCACCCTACGATCAAACGGAACAGCTTTTCTCTTGCGAGGATGCCATTCAAGCGATGTACTGTGATGGAGATACTTTATATACGGGAGATGAGAAGGGTGTGGTGACAAATTGGATCGAtgataaaatcaaatttaaatacaatctTGTGGAAGAGGTGAAATCATTGGCTGCTGAAAAATCTCTCATATATACTGTACGAGATTTGGATGTGGTTGTATCGGAAATGAGTGCTGGTAAATCGGGTAAATATAGCAATAAAGCGGTATTGCCGGGAAAATCTCCAATGACATTGGTTGGTCCAGTGGTTGATGATAAACGAACATTCCTCGCATTTGCCGATCGCACCGGTAAGGGATtgtcatttgtgaaaaatttgccACAACAGAAATTCGAAACTGTGTGGAATTTACCGGTAAGTGTGAACAAAAGTTAAAAGTTTTATTGGAGAGTACAGAAATTATGTTAGGTTACTATGACTAGCACGGGTTTTTGGAAGGAATCAGGTATGGTTCCATTCCGTTGGAAATCCATTAGTGATTTActttttttgcgtttactctcagcaaaatgcttccgcgcttgtaaacaatactttgGACTGTAAT harbors:
- the LOC128858615 gene encoding E3 ubiquitin-protein ligase TRAF7, with protein sequence MAKVDKVSTEKHEGDVTCLAYHNNQVFSGGADGKIKIWDNDLNLIKSVDAHEAYMYAMAINTRNGKLYSSSCDGCVKFMAPPYDQTEQLFSCEDAIQAMYCDGDTLYTGDEKGVVTNWIDDKIKFKYNLVEEVKSLAAEKSLIYTVRDLDVVVSEMSAGKSGKYSNKAVLPGKSPMTLVGPVVDDKRTFLAFADRTGKGLSFVKNLPQQKFETVWNLPDCHELIVQAICGDDKFLYSGGYDNKVKGWTNFDQAKPTPLGEVEVGSCVNAIVCGANNWVYIGTLDGIVRRARFV